In Candidatus Methanoperedens sp., one DNA window encodes the following:
- a CDS encoding alkene reductase, translated as MNLLTQYKLGDLKLSNRMVMAPMTRCRALSGNVPNPLAVTYYTQRASAGLIITEGSQVSPQGVGYIRTPGIHSEEQVAGWKKVTGAVHKAGGKIFLQLWHVGRVSHPDFLGGEVPVAPSALPFEGEVHTPQGKKKFVTPRALEPDEIAGIIDQFRKGAQNAKEADFDGVEIHGANGYLLDQFLRDGSNRRSDKYGGSIQNRARLPLEVTEAVVGVWGANRVGYRISPHFSAYSMSDTDPRQTFSYFVEELNNIGLGYLHMVEPVGGRMGAIAPDARVTPIIREIFKGTLVLNGGYDARSGNEAIEKGGADLISFGVLFLANPDLPLRFRKNAPLNSADVATFYMGEEKGYIDYPELGE; from the coding sequence ATGAATCTTTTAACCCAGTACAAATTGGGAGATCTCAAACTATCAAATCGGATGGTTATGGCGCCGATGACCCGTTGTCGTGCACTCTCTGGCAATGTTCCTAATCCATTAGCCGTCACCTATTACACGCAAAGAGCCTCTGCAGGTTTGATCATCACGGAAGGATCGCAGGTAAGCCCTCAGGGAGTCGGTTACATCCGTACGCCTGGAATTCACTCGGAAGAGCAGGTCGCAGGCTGGAAAAAAGTGACTGGCGCCGTTCATAAGGCAGGCGGGAAAATTTTCCTTCAACTCTGGCATGTGGGACGAGTATCGCATCCCGACTTCCTGGGAGGTGAAGTGCCTGTAGCACCTTCTGCACTTCCATTCGAGGGCGAAGTTCATACACCACAGGGCAAAAAGAAATTCGTGACTCCAAGGGCTCTCGAACCAGACGAGATAGCTGGCATTATTGATCAATTTCGAAAAGGTGCCCAGAATGCGAAGGAGGCGGACTTCGATGGGGTTGAGATCCACGGTGCCAATGGATATCTGCTGGATCAGTTCCTGAGGGATGGCTCAAATCGACGGAGCGACAAATACGGCGGAAGCATCCAGAATCGCGCACGCCTTCCGCTTGAAGTCACAGAAGCCGTAGTCGGAGTATGGGGTGCGAATAGAGTCGGATACAGGATTTCGCCGCACTTTTCAGCCTATTCAATGTCTGATACTGATCCGCGTCAAACCTTTTCATACTTTGTAGAGGAACTTAACAATATCGGGCTCGGGTATCTTCACATGGTTGAGCCTGTTGGTGGCAGGATGGGTGCAATAGCACCCGATGCGCGAGTGACTCCCATTATTCGTGAGATATTCAAAGGGACACTCGTTTTGAATGGAGGCTATGATGCCCGCAGTGGAAACGAAGCAATTGAAAAAGGCGGCGCTGACCTTATCTCATTCGGAGTTCTGTTCCTGGCTAATCCAGACCTACCTCTGCGCTTCAGGAAAAATGCCCCGCTGAATTCCGCAGATGTTGCGACCTTTTACATGGGCGAGGAAAAGGGTTATATCGACTACCCTGAATTGGGAGAGTAA
- a CDS encoding spore germination protein GerW family protein, whose product MKVEEILKTLTEEIANMISTKTVIGEHITIEGRTIIPVTKVSFGFGSGGGEGKGKSGDEGFGGGGGGGAVIQPVAFLVISKEDVKVYSVKDKGIVSQLAEVIPEIIDKCRSSREEGKKEEKPE is encoded by the coding sequence ATGAAAGTAGAAGAGATCTTAAAAACACTAACAGAAGAGATCGCCAATATGATTTCCACAAAGACGGTTATTGGAGAGCACATTACCATAGAAGGCAGGACAATTATTCCTGTCACTAAAGTGAGTTTTGGCTTTGGAAGCGGTGGAGGTGAAGGTAAAGGAAAAAGCGGAGATGAAGGCTTTGGAGGGGGCGGAGGTGGAGGTGCTGTGATTCAACCTGTTGCATTTCTTGTCATATCCAAGGAAGATGTGAAAGTATACTCTGTAAAAGATAAGGGTATAGTGTCGCAATTGGCAGAAGTTATTCCCGAAATAATAGATAAATGCAGGTCATCCAGGGAAGAAGGTAAAAAAGAAGAAAAGCCAGAATAA